ATACTGAACAATTTGATTTAAATGTCGAACAAGATAATGATTTGGTCACAGTATATACTGACATAAATACAACAGATGTTCATGTATCCACTGTAATATATTATGATACAATTACCGAATCCATTTTATTGCATGGTACAGTGGAAGAAGATGGAGAAAAAATCTCCCATGAATATGAAGTAATCGTTCATACAAATGAAGGACAGGAGTTCTCAGCAACTTTTGTCGATCAAACTGATGGCGAAATTTATGATATCGATACACTAGAAGCCCAATCTTCTGCTTTACCAGTAGTCATTATAGCCGCCGTAGCAAGATACGGTATTTCATATGCTATAAAAAAATACGGTAGAAAAGCTACAACGAATGCGATTCGCAGTAGAAATTTTGATAAAGTATTGTCTTCTGTATCAAGATTAGATGCTAATTCACGCAAGCACATCCTAGATCCAAAACATGATTGGCATAAAGTAACGAAGAATAATTGGGATGATGTAGCAAAGGTCATGTCCCACGTCATGCGTTACGGCAAAGAGGATCCTTATAAGAGCGCAAGAAAGAAAACGTTAATGATGAATGGTCATACTATAACAGTAACTTTTGTAAGAGAAAATGGTAAAATAAAAATAAGTAATGGGTGGGTGAATAAATGATGTTAAAAAATTTGGAAAAATTAATTTTGTCTGTCAATTTTAACGAAGCTGAAAAATTATATCAAAAAAGCGATTTCGAACAATTTCATAGTGAATTAATCTCCATTGCTTATGACAACCGCAATATGATTTACTATACTTTTTTGCATTATCTTATAATGAAGAAAGAAACCGCGGAGTTACATACTCTTGCCTTTTCATTATTTGTAAACTCTTTAACACCTATTGAAGGTGCCTATCATTGTGCTCTCTATCACGCACAAAGAGCTGTAGAACTGACAAATGAACAAGATGCAGGTGACTTAGAGAATTTATTATTCCTTAATATCGTTCCTGATAAATTAGTGAGTGATCAAGAAGCGATTGACATTTGCCATAAAATTTTAGCGTTAGACCCCTCTAATAAAATTGCGAAAAGTTCCCTTAAAGAATTACAACGTAAAACTAAGTAAAATATCGATTACATTTGTAAATAGATTTACAAGCATGAGGTTAAAACGAATCCTCGTTTTAACCTCATGCTATTTAAAAAGTTCAAGCACACTTCTTATAATGATGTTATATAAGTTTGAAACACCTATTGAAGGCGCCTATCATTGTGCCCTCTTTCACGCACAAAGAGCAGTTGAATTAACAAATGAACAAGATACATTTAGCTTAGAACATTTATTATTGCTTAATATTGGTGGTATTTCAAACATGCTTCACCCTACTATAAAGCAATTTTCCCACCATGATAACAATAGTACGTGTCAGCTTGAAGGTTTTGAATTTTACGCAAAGAGTGTTTTGCGTTGTCCATGTTTAAACAAAAGTGTGGATTTGCAATAACTAATTGTTGATTTTCATTAGCAGCAGCATCCCCTGTAATAACACTATTTAACTTTGGAAAATATAATGAAATATGCCCGGATGTATGCCCAGGTGTTGCAACTACTCGACATTCGTTATATAGAATCATGTTACCATCATGGACCTTTTGATCGATTGCAATAGGTTTTAATTCCTTTAGTTGCTTGATAAACCATTTGCCAAATGCTATTTCTTCAGGTGGCATATTTTCCAGTAATTCCTCCGCCTGTACTAAGCTCTCAGACTTCATTTCGCCACTAAGATATGATGATTCTATTTCACTAGCAATAATGTTTATCCAAGGATATTTTTCTTTGAAATCATGTAAAGAGCCGATATGATCATCATCATAATGCGTAATAATAATATTCTTTAAATATTTCATTTCATAGCCACGTTTAATAATTTCATTTTCAATCAATGGTAAAAAATTTATATACCCTGTATCGACCAATGTTAGTTCATTGTTCCATACAATTAAGCTAGGATATATCGTGTTCCTTTGTCCGTTAAATTCAAATTCAATCGGTAATTCTAAAATCTCCATTATCTTTTTCCCCCATACTGTCCGCTTCTATAAGAATCAATAGATTAATTTATACATTTATTATACATGACAATATGGAATTTTTTTCAGCTTCCGAATATGCTGTCAATGCATTTGGATTTTTGCAAAGACAACATAAAGAAATGTACATTATTTTTTATTACCTTTCACTAGATATGGTACCAATTGTCATCGTCTCCTTGACTTCATAAAAAAAGAGAGCCCTTATAGCCCTCTTTTAGTTTCTTTTAAAAATTTTCACTTGTTCGTGTTTATGAACATAATCTTCTGGTAAAGGAAGTCTTCCATTTTCATCCATTTTATACTCTTTTCCTTGAATTAAAAAAACTGTATTTTCGTCGTGACCATATTTGCGCCAATCTTTTTCACGCATACCCTTGCTTTCCAAATCAACATCGTGCAAAATACCGCTCGGACTAATTCGATATCGTTTAGATCCATTATTTATGGTAAAGGGTTCTTCTGTTGTAATGCCAAAACTTTCAAAGCCCTGTAAAATCTCACTGTTATCTCTCGCTGTGTGTAACCATGAAGAACTACCTGTATGAATAAATGTTTGGATGTCCTGTAACAATTGCCGTTTTCGCTCTAAATGAACACGTTTGTGATCGGATATTTGATTATCATAATGTAATAACTTTACATATCTAGATGATCCATCATCAATAAACTGATAATTAATAATCCCATAATCAGTTGGAATGCCATAAAC
This genomic interval from Lysinibacillus sphaericus contains the following:
- a CDS encoding SAR2788 family putative toxin codes for the protein MMKKFLIKLIVITMLISLVPSVDPLKSYANDEANTIEYNTIEVENEILQELGIDDTEQFDLNVEQDNDLVTVYTDINTTDVHVSTVIYYDTITESILLHGTVEEDGEKISHEYEVIVHTNEGQEFSATFVDQTDGEIYDIDTLEAQSSALPVVIIAAVARYGISYAIKKYGRKATTNAIRSRNFDKVLSSVSRLDANSRKHILDPKHDWHKVTKNNWDDVAKVMSHVMRYGKEDPYKSARKKTLMMNGHTITVTFVRENGKIKISNGWVNK
- a CDS encoding MBL fold metallo-hydrolase encodes the protein MEILELPIEFEFNGQRNTIYPSLIVWNNELTLVDTGYINFLPLIENEIIKRGYEMKYLKNIIITHYDDDHIGSLHDFKEKYPWINIIASEIESSYLSGEMKSESLVQAEELLENMPPEEIAFGKWFIKQLKELKPIAIDQKVHDGNMILYNECRVVATPGHTSGHISLYFPKLNSVITGDAAANENQQLVIANPHFCLNMDNAKHSLRKIQNLQADTYYCYHGGKIAL